The Amphiprion ocellaris isolate individual 3 ecotype Okinawa chromosome 6, ASM2253959v1, whole genome shotgun sequence genome contains a region encoding:
- the ssh1a gene encoding protein phosphatase Slingshot homolog 1 isoform X1, with translation MALVTLQRSPTPSAASTASTATTTAGEDFGSEDERRINQSLSESFFMVKGAALFLQQGSSHQGQKAHPHHKHAGDLPQHLQVMINILRSEDRIKLAVRLESAWSDRVRYMVVVYTSGRQDTEENILLGIDFTNKDCKSCSIGMVLPLWSDTKIHLDGDGGFTVNTASRTHVFKPVSVQAMWSALQVMHKACEVSRRYNYFPGGMALTWMGYYESCIASDQSCINEWNAMKDLETTRPDSPTMFVDKPSERERTECLIKAKLRSIMTCQDLENVTCKQIRTELEQHMNCNLKEYKEFIDNEMLLILGQMDKATLIFDHVYLGSEWNASNLEELQETGVGYILNVTREIDNFFPGTFSYHNIRVYDEEATDLLAHWNDMYNFIVKAKKNHSKCLVHCKMGVSRSASTVIAYAMKEYGWSLEKAYNFVKQKRSITRPNPGFMRQLAEYEGILDASKQRHNKLWHPDADCEMAEGQQGLTQCCGGEEGGHLTPEPGMSPCCEEALSDKGAACPSPCRTVALEIDPAYNNYYFRRLSDSALDSEPSTPVRGPPLLGMEKVFIEIEDVERDALLDDEAFDGREGLPLPHFGPTAEGTAAQTCNRGPEPLEELRLRLEFSTVEEEDEEDVQKEEADMEVLMQPDDGGGGEGGGGDTQDVEVEGDTEGNGMDLATLNENSNNNNHLCIPHNHNGKPSSILLPADASALSWWDKTKSNEKEDSPTLASKLCLNPSPPEVPTSASFPQSHTSPEGFKSSVGLLSPCGPLCDCANCAASPTTAPLDRQEQPGESLQIVKSEVNGDFLEVKAELDESQSAAASEALPELMSMDLEEEKPAVACYLGQQQETLLQLRRSGLVRRRAERLERLSGLSQDSLHSLKPLHACQRSKKSPFHTEEEEEFSGFAVDFTKSSTPCQVRLEPLVVPLTNEALLGVVGSGLLTPTSSPHGSTLTRSSSSDSLRSVRGKPGLVRQRAQEIETRMRLAGLTVPSRLKRSNSLAKLGSLDFSSEDLCSACSSDAGTLLLLSLSPEPDPGLEWDSPTTSTLARPGKDLHTPERALPSEPRS, from the exons GCAAGGAAGCAGTCACCAGGGCCAGAAAGCACATCCACATCACAAACATGCAG GTGACTTACCTCAACACCTGCAGGTGATGATAAACATTCTTCGCTCAGAGGACAGAATCAAGCTG GCAGTACGGCTAGAGAGTGCATGGTCAGATCGTGTGCGGTACATGGTGGTTGTGTACACCAGTGGGCGACAGGACACAGAGGAGAACATCCTTTTGGGAATCGACTTCACCAACAAAGACTG CAAAAGTTGTTCGATCGGCATGGTGCTACCTCTGTGGAGCGACACAAAGATCCATCTGGATGGAGACGG GGGTTTTACCGTGAATACAGCAAGTCGCACTCATGTCTTCAAACCCGTGTCAGTACAGGCTATGTG GTCAGCCCTGCAGGTGATGCACAAGGCATGCGAGGTGTCACGCAGGTACAACTACTTCCCTGGAGGCATGGCTCTTACCTGGATGGGCTACTACGAGAGCTGCATTGCTTCAGACCAGAGCTGCATCAACGAGTGGAACGCCATGAAAGACCTGGAGACCACACGGCCCGACTCACCTACCATGTTTGTCGACAA GccttcagagagagagaggacagagtGCCTTATTAAAGCCAAACTCAGAAGCATCATGACGTGCCAGGACCTTGAGAACGTCACCTGcaaacag ATCCgcacagagttggagcagcacaTGAACTGCAACCTGAAGGAGTACAAAGAGTTCATTGACAATGAGATGCTGCTAATCCTGGGCCAGATGGACAAAGCCACCCTCATCTTTGACCACGTCTACCTG GGATCTGAATGGAATGCATCTAATTTGGAGGAGCTGCAAGAGACGGg GGTGGGCTATATCCTCAATGTTACCCGGGAGATAGACAACTTCTTTCCAGGCACATTCAGTTATCACAACATACGCGTCTACGATGAAGAGGCCACTGACCTGCTCGCTCACTGGAATGACATGTACAACTTCATTGTAAAAGCAAA AAAGAACCATTCTAAGTGTCTAGTACATTGCAAGATGGGTGTCAGTCGGTCCGCCTCCACCGTCATCGCTTACGCCATGAAGGAGTACGGCTGGTCGTTGGAGAAAGCTTACAACTTCGTCAAGCAAAAGAGGAGCATCACACGACCCAACCCAGGTTTCATGAGACAGCTGGCGGAGTACGAGGGCATTTTAGATGCCAG TAAACAGCGACACAACAAGCTGTGGCATCCAGATGCAGACTGTGAGATGGCAGAGGGGCAGCAGGGCTTGACTCAGTGttgtggaggagaggagggaggccaCCTGACTCCAGAGCCAGGCATGTCTCCTTGCTGTGAGGAGGCGTTATCTGATAAAGGTGCAGCTTGCCCCTCCCCGTGCAGGACTGTTGCCCTGGAGATCGACCCGGCCTACAACAACTACTATTTCCGCCGGCTCTCTGACTCAGCACTAGACAGCGAACCATCAACACCTGTGCGCGGTCCCCCCCTTCTCGGCATGGAAAAAGTCTTCATAGAAATCGAGGATGTGGAGCGAGATGCTCTGCTGGATGATGAGGCCTTTGATGGGCGTGAAGGTCTGCCACTCCCCCACTTTGGTCCTACAGCTGAGGGAACTGCTGCCCAGACCTGCAATCGTGGCCCAGAGCCCCTGGAGGAGCTGCGTCTGAGGCTGGAGTTCAGTACagtggaagaggaggatgaggaggatgtaCAAAAGGAGGAGGCAGACATGGAGGTACTAATGCAGCCagatgatggaggaggtggtgaaGGAGGTGGTGGTGACACTCAAGAtgtggaggtagagggggatACGGAAGGTAACGGGATGGACCTGGCAACCCTCAATGAAAATTCGAACAACAACAACCATTTGTGCATTCCTCATAACCACAAT GGAAAACCTTCCTCCATCCTACTTCCAGCTGATGCTTCTGCTCTGTCGTGGTGGGATAAGACTAAGTCCAATGAGAAAGAAGATTCTCCAACCCTGGCCTCTAAGCTTTGCCTTAACCCCAGTCCTCCTGAAGTCCCAACAAGTGCTTCATTTCCACAGTCCCATACCTCTCCTGAAGGCTTCAAGTCTTCAGTGGGACTGCTGAGCCCCTGTGGCCCTCTGTGTGACTGTGCCAACTGTGCTGCCTCCCCAACCACAGCTCCACTTGACAGACAGGAGCAGCCAGGAGAATCACTGCAGATAGTGAAGTCTGAGGTCAATGGTGATTTCTTGGAAGTGAAGGCTGAGCTTGATGAAAGCCAGTCTGCAGCTGCCTCAGAGGCTCTTCCAGAGCTGATGAGTATGGATTTGGAGGAAGAGAAGCCTGCAGTGGCTTGTTACCTTGGCCAACAACAGGAGACCCTTTTACAGCTGCGTCGATCTGGGCTGGTCCGCCGCCGTGCAGAGAGACTAGAGAGACTTTCAGGTTTATCTCAGGACAGCCTGCACTCTCTGAAGCCTTTGCACGCATGCCAAAGGTCCAAGAAGAGTCCCTTTCacactgaggaggaagaggagttcTCTGGCTTTGCTGTTGACTTCACTAAATCCTCAACACCATGCCAAGTGCGGTTAGAGCCACTGGTGGTGCCACTGACCAATGAAGCCTTGTTGGGGGTGGTGGGGTCTGGGCTGCTCACACCAACCTCCTCGCCTCATGGCTCCACGCTGACGCGCAGCTCCAGCAGTGACAGTCTGCGCAGTGTTCGGGGGAAACCTGGCCTCGTACGTCAGAGGGCGCAGGAGATCGAGACCCGCATGCGACTGGCAGGCCTAACCGTGCCCTCGAGGCTGAAGCGGTCCAACTCGCTGGCCAAGTTGGGCAGCCTCGACTTCTCCTCCGAGGACCTGTGTTCGGCCTGCTCTTCAGACGCAGGAACACTGCTGCTCCTCTCACTGTCCCCAGAGCCAGACCCAGGCCTGGAGTGGGACTCCCCCACCACTTCTACTCTCGCCCGGCCCGGCAAGGACCTGCACACTCCAGAGAGAGCACTTCCAAGTGAGCCCAGAAGCTGA
- the ssh1a gene encoding protein phosphatase Slingshot homolog 1 isoform X2: protein MHLVVEPIQEAVMKMLPYFVENAVLTQREINRILSESFFMVKGAALFLQQGSSHQGQKAHPHHKHAGDLPQHLQVMINILRSEDRIKLAVRLESAWSDRVRYMVVVYTSGRQDTEENILLGIDFTNKDCKSCSIGMVLPLWSDTKIHLDGDGGFTVNTASRTHVFKPVSVQAMWSALQVMHKACEVSRRYNYFPGGMALTWMGYYESCIASDQSCINEWNAMKDLETTRPDSPTMFVDKPSERERTECLIKAKLRSIMTCQDLENVTCKQIRTELEQHMNCNLKEYKEFIDNEMLLILGQMDKATLIFDHVYLGSEWNASNLEELQETGVGYILNVTREIDNFFPGTFSYHNIRVYDEEATDLLAHWNDMYNFIVKAKKNHSKCLVHCKMGVSRSASTVIAYAMKEYGWSLEKAYNFVKQKRSITRPNPGFMRQLAEYEGILDASKQRHNKLWHPDADCEMAEGQQGLTQCCGGEEGGHLTPEPGMSPCCEEALSDKGAACPSPCRTVALEIDPAYNNYYFRRLSDSALDSEPSTPVRGPPLLGMEKVFIEIEDVERDALLDDEAFDGREGLPLPHFGPTAEGTAAQTCNRGPEPLEELRLRLEFSTVEEEDEEDVQKEEADMEVLMQPDDGGGGEGGGGDTQDVEVEGDTEGNGMDLATLNENSNNNNHLCIPHNHNGKPSSILLPADASALSWWDKTKSNEKEDSPTLASKLCLNPSPPEVPTSASFPQSHTSPEGFKSSVGLLSPCGPLCDCANCAASPTTAPLDRQEQPGESLQIVKSEVNGDFLEVKAELDESQSAAASEALPELMSMDLEEEKPAVACYLGQQQETLLQLRRSGLVRRRAERLERLSGLSQDSLHSLKPLHACQRSKKSPFHTEEEEEFSGFAVDFTKSSTPCQVRLEPLVVPLTNEALLGVVGSGLLTPTSSPHGSTLTRSSSSDSLRSVRGKPGLVRQRAQEIETRMRLAGLTVPSRLKRSNSLAKLGSLDFSSEDLCSACSSDAGTLLLLSLSPEPDPGLEWDSPTTSTLARPGKDLHTPERALPSEPRS, encoded by the exons GCAAGGAAGCAGTCACCAGGGCCAGAAAGCACATCCACATCACAAACATGCAG GTGACTTACCTCAACACCTGCAGGTGATGATAAACATTCTTCGCTCAGAGGACAGAATCAAGCTG GCAGTACGGCTAGAGAGTGCATGGTCAGATCGTGTGCGGTACATGGTGGTTGTGTACACCAGTGGGCGACAGGACACAGAGGAGAACATCCTTTTGGGAATCGACTTCACCAACAAAGACTG CAAAAGTTGTTCGATCGGCATGGTGCTACCTCTGTGGAGCGACACAAAGATCCATCTGGATGGAGACGG GGGTTTTACCGTGAATACAGCAAGTCGCACTCATGTCTTCAAACCCGTGTCAGTACAGGCTATGTG GTCAGCCCTGCAGGTGATGCACAAGGCATGCGAGGTGTCACGCAGGTACAACTACTTCCCTGGAGGCATGGCTCTTACCTGGATGGGCTACTACGAGAGCTGCATTGCTTCAGACCAGAGCTGCATCAACGAGTGGAACGCCATGAAAGACCTGGAGACCACACGGCCCGACTCACCTACCATGTTTGTCGACAA GccttcagagagagagaggacagagtGCCTTATTAAAGCCAAACTCAGAAGCATCATGACGTGCCAGGACCTTGAGAACGTCACCTGcaaacag ATCCgcacagagttggagcagcacaTGAACTGCAACCTGAAGGAGTACAAAGAGTTCATTGACAATGAGATGCTGCTAATCCTGGGCCAGATGGACAAAGCCACCCTCATCTTTGACCACGTCTACCTG GGATCTGAATGGAATGCATCTAATTTGGAGGAGCTGCAAGAGACGGg GGTGGGCTATATCCTCAATGTTACCCGGGAGATAGACAACTTCTTTCCAGGCACATTCAGTTATCACAACATACGCGTCTACGATGAAGAGGCCACTGACCTGCTCGCTCACTGGAATGACATGTACAACTTCATTGTAAAAGCAAA AAAGAACCATTCTAAGTGTCTAGTACATTGCAAGATGGGTGTCAGTCGGTCCGCCTCCACCGTCATCGCTTACGCCATGAAGGAGTACGGCTGGTCGTTGGAGAAAGCTTACAACTTCGTCAAGCAAAAGAGGAGCATCACACGACCCAACCCAGGTTTCATGAGACAGCTGGCGGAGTACGAGGGCATTTTAGATGCCAG TAAACAGCGACACAACAAGCTGTGGCATCCAGATGCAGACTGTGAGATGGCAGAGGGGCAGCAGGGCTTGACTCAGTGttgtggaggagaggagggaggccaCCTGACTCCAGAGCCAGGCATGTCTCCTTGCTGTGAGGAGGCGTTATCTGATAAAGGTGCAGCTTGCCCCTCCCCGTGCAGGACTGTTGCCCTGGAGATCGACCCGGCCTACAACAACTACTATTTCCGCCGGCTCTCTGACTCAGCACTAGACAGCGAACCATCAACACCTGTGCGCGGTCCCCCCCTTCTCGGCATGGAAAAAGTCTTCATAGAAATCGAGGATGTGGAGCGAGATGCTCTGCTGGATGATGAGGCCTTTGATGGGCGTGAAGGTCTGCCACTCCCCCACTTTGGTCCTACAGCTGAGGGAACTGCTGCCCAGACCTGCAATCGTGGCCCAGAGCCCCTGGAGGAGCTGCGTCTGAGGCTGGAGTTCAGTACagtggaagaggaggatgaggaggatgtaCAAAAGGAGGAGGCAGACATGGAGGTACTAATGCAGCCagatgatggaggaggtggtgaaGGAGGTGGTGGTGACACTCAAGAtgtggaggtagagggggatACGGAAGGTAACGGGATGGACCTGGCAACCCTCAATGAAAATTCGAACAACAACAACCATTTGTGCATTCCTCATAACCACAAT GGAAAACCTTCCTCCATCCTACTTCCAGCTGATGCTTCTGCTCTGTCGTGGTGGGATAAGACTAAGTCCAATGAGAAAGAAGATTCTCCAACCCTGGCCTCTAAGCTTTGCCTTAACCCCAGTCCTCCTGAAGTCCCAACAAGTGCTTCATTTCCACAGTCCCATACCTCTCCTGAAGGCTTCAAGTCTTCAGTGGGACTGCTGAGCCCCTGTGGCCCTCTGTGTGACTGTGCCAACTGTGCTGCCTCCCCAACCACAGCTCCACTTGACAGACAGGAGCAGCCAGGAGAATCACTGCAGATAGTGAAGTCTGAGGTCAATGGTGATTTCTTGGAAGTGAAGGCTGAGCTTGATGAAAGCCAGTCTGCAGCTGCCTCAGAGGCTCTTCCAGAGCTGATGAGTATGGATTTGGAGGAAGAGAAGCCTGCAGTGGCTTGTTACCTTGGCCAACAACAGGAGACCCTTTTACAGCTGCGTCGATCTGGGCTGGTCCGCCGCCGTGCAGAGAGACTAGAGAGACTTTCAGGTTTATCTCAGGACAGCCTGCACTCTCTGAAGCCTTTGCACGCATGCCAAAGGTCCAAGAAGAGTCCCTTTCacactgaggaggaagaggagttcTCTGGCTTTGCTGTTGACTTCACTAAATCCTCAACACCATGCCAAGTGCGGTTAGAGCCACTGGTGGTGCCACTGACCAATGAAGCCTTGTTGGGGGTGGTGGGGTCTGGGCTGCTCACACCAACCTCCTCGCCTCATGGCTCCACGCTGACGCGCAGCTCCAGCAGTGACAGTCTGCGCAGTGTTCGGGGGAAACCTGGCCTCGTACGTCAGAGGGCGCAGGAGATCGAGACCCGCATGCGACTGGCAGGCCTAACCGTGCCCTCGAGGCTGAAGCGGTCCAACTCGCTGGCCAAGTTGGGCAGCCTCGACTTCTCCTCCGAGGACCTGTGTTCGGCCTGCTCTTCAGACGCAGGAACACTGCTGCTCCTCTCACTGTCCCCAGAGCCAGACCCAGGCCTGGAGTGGGACTCCCCCACCACTTCTACTCTCGCCCGGCCCGGCAAGGACCTGCACACTCCAGAGAGAGCACTTCCAAGTGAGCCCAGAAGCTGA